The genomic segment GATGCTGGTGCCGGCCCTGCTTCTCCTACTAAGCCTGCGGCGCCGCCATCTTCCCTTCAGCGTTGACGTCCTTGTTGAGACTGACCGTCTTGCGGAGGTGCGATAATGTTGCAGGATCACTTGATCGATCAGATGCAGCCGGGCCGCCGTGGCTTCCTGATCGCCGCCGCCTTAGTCGGTTCGGTCGTGACACCCGCGTCCGCGCAGCAGCCGCCGCGCGACGCGAACGAGCCGCGTGGTTCTCACGGATCCTTGGACGGCCCCAATGGTGACATTCTGGATGGCCTGCGGATCGCAGACCTCATTCAACGTGAGAGAGCGGCGCGGGATGCCGGCCAATGGGAGGACATGGCCGCGTCCTACCACCCGCAATCCATTGTGGACGTTTCCTGGTACCTCGGCGACGGCGCCGGATTTGTTGCCGCCAGTCGTCGCAACGCCGCCAGTGGACGGCTAAGCCTGCACCAGCTCGCCCCCACCGTGACGAGAGTAGCCGGCACACGCGCGCTTGCTGAGACACCATGCCAGCTCCTCAGCTTCGTGCCGGTCGACGGTGTTGATGTGTGTATGGTCGGCACCGTCCGGCTGTTGTGGCGCGCGCAGATGCTTGATCGCCGATGGCTGATCGCGGGATTGCGCATGATCTACATCAGGGACTTGATTCTTCCATGCGATCCCGGCCGCCTGCCATCGATCAACGCGGCAGAACTCGCCAGCTACAGAACCTCCTATCGTTTTCTGAGCTATGTTCTGGCCCGGTCGCCAAACCGTCCCCGTGATGACCTTCCCGGTATTGATCGACCAGAATTGGTCGAGACACTCCGCACAGGTGAAAAGCAGTGGCTAGGGCAAGGGTGAGTGGTTGCTTGCTGAAGGCATGGAGCCTCGCGGTTTGTGGGCGTGATAAGCGCGCGGTGATTTGCAGCCGAGCGCAAGGTGCGGCCGCACTGTTATGCGCATCGCTCCACGATCGATCACAGGGCTATTGTCAGGCCGGCAAAAAAAGATAGTCTTCTAATCAAACAACGAGAGTCCCGATCGATCGGGCTCGCGTTGGGCCAATTGTCCTGGGAGGGAACATGCGCGCTTCTTTGATCGCGGCCGGCTTATTGCCTTTGGTTTTGCCAACCGGCGCCTTCGCCCAGCAAGGTCCGATCAAGATCGGTCTGATCCTCCCACTCTCGGGAACCTTCGCGCCAAATGGCGAAGACACTTTAACCGGCACGCGTATCTACTTCGATTCCATCGGCAATCAGGTGGCGGGCCGCAAGATCGAGCTGATCGTAGAAGATGAACAGGGCCGCCCTGACGTCGGACTGACCAAGGCGCGCAAGCTGGTCGAGAACGACAAGGTACAGATTCTCGCCGGCTTCGTTTCCACCGCCGTCGCATTGGCGGTGAACGATTACGCTCGCGAAAAGAAAATTCCGACGGTGATTTCGGGCGATGCCGGCTCCAATGAGTTGACCATGCCCGGCCCGCTCTTCAATCCTTACGTCGTGCGTACATCGCAGAACGGCCGCACGCCGGCTGCTGCTGCGGCGGCCTTCGCTTACAAACAGGGTTGGCGCAAAGTCGCCACCATGACATCGGACTATGCTGGTGGCTTCGATACGATCGGCGGTTTCGCGCAGGCCTTCTGCAAGCTCGGCGGCACGATTGTGCAGGAGCAATATCCGCCCGTTAACACCAACGACTACGGCCCCTATGTCACCAACGTGCAGTCAGGTGTCGATGGCGTCGTCACCTTTTTGCCGGGCAGCGCCGGTTTGAAATTCGTCAAGCAATTCGACGAGTTGGGCATGAAGGCGAAATATCCGCTGATGGATATCTTTGGCCAGATCGTCTACGAGCCGTTTCTGCCGCAACTGGGCGACGCGGCGCTCGGTATCTACTCCACCCTGCACTATGCGCCGACGCTGCAGACGCCGGAAAACGAAGCCTTCGTCGCCGAATATATGAAGCGCGCCAAGCGCGTCCCAAGCGACAACGGCCCCGACGGCTGGGCTGGCGCCAGAGCCATCGCCGATGCCATCAAGGCGGTGGACGGCAAGGTCGAGGATACGGAGAAATTCCTGGCCGCCTTCAGGGCCGATAAGTTCCCCTCGCCGAAGGGCAATATCTCCTTCGACAAATACGGCCAGCTCATCCAGACGATGTATGTGCGCAAGGTCGAAAAGACCAAGGATGGCTATGCCAATGTGGTCATCGAGAAATTCGACAATGTCGATCAGTTCTGGCCGATGACCGAGGCCGAGATTGAATCCTACAAATATCGCTACAGCGAATTGAAAGGCTCGATGACGAACTGCGCCAAGGTTCTGGAAAAGAAATAGCGCAGCCCATGATCTGGGTCATCCACACGCTGAACGGCGTCTCCTTCGGCATGCTGCTGTTTCTGCTCGCGGCCGGCTTGTCGCTGATCTACGGCCTGATGAAGATTTTGAACCTGACGCACGGGTCCTATTATCTCATCGGCGCCTATATCGGCTCGACGATCATCGCCAAGACCGGCAGTTTCGCTTTGGCTTTGATCATCGCCCCCTTGATCGTCGCTCTCCTTGGCGCCGTGATGGAGCGCTATTTCCTGCGCCGCTTCCATCTGCAGGAACTGCCGCAGACCCTGCTCACCTTCGGCTTCCTGTTCATCTTCTCCGACCTGATGCTGTGGATCTGGGGCGGCGATCCGATCGTTCTGCCTAAACCTGCGGCCTTTTCCGGCTCGATCTCGATCGGCGACGCGCGCTATCCAACTTATCGGCTGGCGCTGATCGGCGTCGGCCTGATCGTCGCGCTCGTTCTGTGGTGGTTTCAAGAGCGCACGCGGCTCGGCGCCATGTTGCGCGCCGGCGTCGATGATGCCGAGATCGCCGGCGCGCTCGGCATCGACGTGTCCCTGCTGTTCACGCTCGTCTTTGCTGTCGGTGCGCTCTTGGCCGCACTTGGCGGTGTGCTCGGCGGTCCGATCATCGGGGCGCAACCAGGCGCTGATTTCGAGGTCATGCTGCTGGCCTTTGTCGTCGTGATCGTCGGCGGACTGGGCAGTCTGCGCGGCGCCTTGATTGGCGGCCTGCTGGT from the Beijerinckia sp. 28-YEA-48 genome contains:
- a CDS encoding ABC transporter substrate-binding protein, which translates into the protein MRASLIAAGLLPLVLPTGAFAQQGPIKIGLILPLSGTFAPNGEDTLTGTRIYFDSIGNQVAGRKIELIVEDEQGRPDVGLTKARKLVENDKVQILAGFVSTAVALAVNDYAREKKIPTVISGDAGSNELTMPGPLFNPYVVRTSQNGRTPAAAAAAFAYKQGWRKVATMTSDYAGGFDTIGGFAQAFCKLGGTIVQEQYPPVNTNDYGPYVTNVQSGVDGVVTFLPGSAGLKFVKQFDELGMKAKYPLMDIFGQIVYEPFLPQLGDAALGIYSTLHYAPTLQTPENEAFVAEYMKRAKRVPSDNGPDGWAGARAIADAIKAVDGKVEDTEKFLAAFRADKFPSPKGNISFDKYGQLIQTMYVRKVEKTKDGYANVVIEKFDNVDQFWPMTEAEIESYKYRYSELKGSMTNCAKVLEKK
- a CDS encoding nuclear transport factor 2 family protein; the encoded protein is MLQDHLIDQMQPGRRGFLIAAALVGSVVTPASAQQPPRDANEPRGSHGSLDGPNGDILDGLRIADLIQRERAARDAGQWEDMAASYHPQSIVDVSWYLGDGAGFVAASRRNAASGRLSLHQLAPTVTRVAGTRALAETPCQLLSFVPVDGVDVCMVGTVRLLWRAQMLDRRWLIAGLRMIYIRDLILPCDPGRLPSINAAELASYRTSYRFLSYVLARSPNRPRDDLPGIDRPELVETLRTGEKQWLGQG
- a CDS encoding branched-chain amino acid ABC transporter permease, whose product is MIWVIHTLNGVSFGMLLFLLAAGLSLIYGLMKILNLTHGSYYLIGAYIGSTIIAKTGSFALALIIAPLIVALLGAVMERYFLRRFHLQELPQTLLTFGFLFIFSDLMLWIWGGDPIVLPKPAAFSGSISIGDARYPTYRLALIGVGLIVALVLWWFQERTRLGAMLRAGVDDAEIAGALGIDVSLLFTLVFAVGALLAALGGVLGGPIIGAQPGADFEVMLLAFVVVIVGGLGSLRGALIGGLLVGLLDNFGKIFFPELALFTIFVPMAIILSFRPTGLFGRL